GTATGATTAATCAAAATAGGATTTGGAAGAAATTATATGGCAGCAAAAAAAGGCAACATCTTATTAGAAGTTCATAACCTGAAAAAATATTTCCCCATTCAACAAGGTTTTTTTCGAAAAGTTGTCGGCTACGTCAAGGCGGTGGATGGGATTGACCTGTTTATCCGCGAAGGTGAAACATTGGGACTGGTCGGCGAGTCGGGCTGCGGCAAAACTACCACCGGACGGCTCATCCTGCGGGCCATTGACCCCACCGAAGGCGAAGTGATGTTTCGGCGTAATGGTGATATGGTGAACATCGCCGATATTCCCCCCAGAGACATGAAGGCTTTACGCCGCGATATGCAAATTATTTTCCAGGACCCCTTTTCCTCGCTCAGCCCCCGGATGACTGTGCTGGATATTGTCGGCGAACCGTTGCAGATTCACGGCATTGTCAAAGGCAACGAACTCAAAGCGCGGGTCCGGGAACTGCTTGAAGCGGTGGGTCTCAAAGCCCAACACATGAACCGCTATCCTTACGCCTTCAGCGGCGGGCAACGACAACGCATCGGTATTGCCCGCGCCCTGGCCCTGCAACCCAAACTGATTGTGTGCGACGAACCGGTCTCGGCCCTGGACGTATCCATTCAAGCCCAGGTGCTTAACCTGTTGGAAGATTTGCAGAAAGAGTTTGGGCTAACCTACCTCTTCATCGCGCACGACCTGTCGGTAGTGGAACACATCAGCGACCGGGTGGCCGTGATGTACCTGGGTAAGATTGTGGAGACGGCCCCGGCGGAAGAACTCTATGCCAACCCTCTTCATCCCTACACCGAGGCCCTTCTTTCGGCCGTGCCGCGCACCGACCCGTCGCACGTGTCCAACCGGATTTTGCTCGAGGGCGATGTGCCCAGTCCGGCCAATCCACCGCCCGGCTGTAAATTCCACCCGCGTTGCCGTTACGCCGAAGCCATCTGTTCGGAAGAGGAGCCGAAGCTACGCGAAATTGACGTGGGCACGGACCATTACGCTGCCTGTCATCTGGTAGATAAACTGAGCCTGGTGGGCA
This DNA window, taken from Anaerolineae bacterium, encodes the following:
- a CDS encoding dipeptide ABC transporter ATP-binding protein, producing the protein MAAKKGNILLEVHNLKKYFPIQQGFFRKVVGYVKAVDGIDLFIREGETLGLVGESGCGKTTTGRLILRAIDPTEGEVMFRRNGDMVNIADIPPRDMKALRRDMQIIFQDPFSSLSPRMTVLDIVGEPLQIHGIVKGNELKARVRELLEAVGLKAQHMNRYPYAFSGGQRQRIGIARALALQPKLIVCDEPVSALDVSIQAQVLNLLEDLQKEFGLTYLFIAHDLSVVEHISDRVAVMYLGKIVETAPAEELYANPLHPYTEALLSAVPRTDPSHVSNRILLEGDVPSPANPPPGCKFHPRCRYAEAICSEEEPKLREIDVGTDHYAACHLVDKLSLVGITD